The genomic segment CAGGATGCGCTGGTGTCCGGCCTTGCCCTGCACCTTCACGAATTCCTCGTATCCCAAGTCATGTCGAACGAAATCGACCAGCGGTATCTTCCTGCGGGCCGTCTTGTTCTTGAGCCTTTTCGTTCCGTTGTCGTTGATGTCCAAGACGAGGACTCCATCCATCTCGTACACGTCCTCGACCCAGAGTTGCGCAAGCTCCTCCATCCTCGCCCCGGTAAAGAGAGCCAGCACCGGCAGCCAAAACTGCTCGATACCCTTTTTGCAGTTCTCCCAGAACGGCTCGGGGGCGAAGATGGTGCGCAGGTGCTCCGTCTCGAACGGCAGGCGCTTCTCGTCGTCGGACTCGTCATCAGACAAGCGAAGACCCGCGAAGTAATCGCGATCGACATGATCCCATTGAATTGCTTTTTTGAATAGCCCCGAGGTCGACTCCATGTGGAGGTTGATGGTTTTCACCGACAGCTTTTTGTCGTGCTCCATGGAGATCACTTCGTCCACGGGCAGCCCTTTATACCGCTTCGCGTCGAGACGCAGCGGTAGTCGTTGGAAACAGTCGAACACATCCATGGCGGTATCAGAGTTGATGGAGGATACCTTTACGTCGCCGAGAATGAATTTCAATTTGCTGAATTTCTTCGGATTCTCCTTGATCCCGCGCCCGGTCCATTGGCCCATCTTGACCTTGAACGCGCAGAACTTGTCGATCAATTCAAAGAGCGTGATGCCGGGTTCTTCCTTGACGGCGGGAGCAGCTTGCACCTGCTGGGTGTCCGCTACGGCATACTTGTCGAGGAGAGCGTCCGTCTTCGGATAATCCCCGTGTTGCTGATGGTATAGCACGGCAAGGATGTCGAAATTCGCCTTCATGATTTCCAGCGAGACACGTCGATACTCCAGAGTATCTTCGGGAACGTCGAGAGTGTTGTCCTTGATGAACTCGTCAACGGATTTCTTGACCCAAGAAAAGTCCTTTCGGGCAAGGCAGTCCTGCACCTGCTCGCTGATGTCGGCAAGACTCTCCAGCGAGGCAAGAACGCCATTGGGAGTATACGGGCCAAGTTCGAGAGCAGCGTCCTCGTATCCCTCCAGTTCCTTGTGGAAGTAGACCTTGATCATCCGTGCGAGTTCGCGTCTGTCGAGTTTGGGCATGTCGTTGTTCCGTATTCGCGTGAAGAGTGTCATGCCCGCTGTGGCGAGCCTGCGTGCTTTGGTGTTTGCCTCGCGGGCATATCCCGTGCGGAGGCTGATTCTCACTTCGGATAGACCAACACGGCTCCGCAAGTCCAGCGGAACGGCCATACGGAAATACCAGACCGACCCCCTCAACAGGAGGTGCTGGGCATAGTTTCGGGCTCTTCGCATCCCGGCTCCTTCCGGCACCAAGATTGTACCACCAGATTGTACCAGTTCGGAGGGGAAAACGAGGGCTTTCTCGGAGGTGTGCTATTTCAAGAACAGTCTGGAATCACACACAAAAAAGGCTCCACGCGTATCACGTGAAGCCATTTTTTCTGATGGTGCCGAGGGACAGAATTGAACTGCCGACACGCGGATTTTCAGTCCGCTGCTCTACCAACTGAGCTACCTCGGCCCGCGTGGGAAAAGATTCCTACCCAACACCGGCACGCTTTGCAAGGGTTTTTTCGGGAAAAAATCAACTTGCTCCATTTATTTTGCCGTGAAACCAGGAATTATTTCGTTTCTCCGCTTTTTTGTGGCAGGGCTTCGCGTCCCTGATCGGCCATTGTTGTGATGCGCCGGGCGTATTCCGTCCGCAAGGCATTCATGTACTCCACGTCCAGCGGGCCTTTCCAGGTGACCACTTCGGTGAAGCGTTTGGGAATCCGCACCTTGGCGGGGTCGTACCCCGTAGCAAAGCGGGTGGCCCAGCGCAGGTTTTGCGCGTGGCGGCCCACCTGATCCAGTTTTCCGGCCAGTTCGCCGTGTCCCACGGTTTCCAGGCATTCGGCGATCAGCTCTTCGGAATACACTCCGCGAGCGAACAGGCAGGAAACCATGCAGCAGAGCAGCACCCGTTTTTGTTCGTCCGTGGTCAGGAAGTCCAGGGCCGCGTGCACGTCCTGCTCCTCGTGCTTTTGGTCCCAGGCGT from the Paucidesulfovibrio gracilis DSM 16080 genome contains:
- a CDS encoding site-specific integrase — translated: MPKLDRRELARMIKVYFHKELEGYEDAALELGPYTPNGVLASLESLADISEQVQDCLARKDFSWVKKSVDEFIKDNTLDVPEDTLEYRRVSLEIMKANFDILAVLYHQQHGDYPKTDALLDKYAVADTQQVQAAPAVKEEPGITLFELIDKFCAFKVKMGQWTGRGIKENPKKFSKLKFILGDVKVSSINSDTAMDVFDCFQRLPLRLDAKRYKGLPVDEVISMEHDKKLSVKTINLHMESTSGLFKKAIQWDHVDRDYFAGLRLSDDESDDEKRLPFETEHLRTIFAPEPFWENCKKGIEQFWLPVLALFTGARMEELAQLWVEDVYEMDGVLVLDINDNGTKRLKNKTARRKIPLVDFVRHDLGYEEFVKVQGKAGHQRILPHLPYTQMRYGHKPSRDFNRYLRKMGFKKEHVFHSFRHTVIDSLRNKDIRDDVIASMTGHSNGANLPIPKNYKGHHKVSFIVEKVLPHVGYDIDLSHLIDWKERLKT